The following DNA comes from Cytophagales bacterium.
ACCGATCACCAGAAAAATCCCACCTATTAGCTCTGTCAGCTTTCCGATGTAAGCCATCATTCCGGGCCATGGGATGCCCACATCAGTGAGCCACTGCGTGTAGCCTCCAATCTGCTCGCTATCAAAAATCTCTAATCCATAGGTGAAGATGATGCCACCGCTAATGATTCGGATGATGTCCAACCCTGGTGAAAGCATTTCGTTTGTTTTCAATAGTTTTCCCACTACTTTGTATTCTTTGGTAATTCAGCATTGAAACTTACACGGTTGTTGAGGCACTTCATTCGACCAATTTGTAAAATGAGATTAAAATGAATGTAAAAACCGATTTTACAACTCCTAGAAAACTGAATATCAGCCACTTGTTCTTTGTAGTAGCTATGATCCTGATCATCATTGCAGCCGATCAGTTTGAACTACCCAATGAAATTCTTCGTTCGCAAAAACAACATCTGGAGTTGAGGGCTATTGGGGATAGGCTTTTACATGATGCTAATGACGCCACGTCAGTGGTTCCTCCTATTCAACAAATCAATGAACATACATTAAGGCTTCGTCTTCATCAATCCATGGCCATCAACCCAGACCGATTAGCTGATTTATCCATCAAACACTTGAATGAAGAAGTCGCTTTACATTCGGTCATCCAGGTACTTGATTCCCAAACCGAAGCAGTTGTTTATGGATTCGAAATAGATCATACCCAAGCATTGGATATTCCTTGTTTAGGAAGGATACTCCCAGAAGCTAATTATGTGGTAGAAGTAAGCTTTTATGACCCGATACCTCTTGAGGGCAACTTTCCTTCCTTGACATTTGCGAGTGCCTCTCTGCTGCTGACCATTTTCGGCTTTTCATTTTTAAAAGAGAAAAAGCCCAATCAAAACCAAAAAGACCCTGAAATGTCTGACGGTTGGAAACTGGACCTGGCATTGGCTCAGATTCAATCGAAAGATCAGCGCATTCAATTGACAGAAAAGGAGTCACAGATAATGGCCATTTTGTTCGAACATATAGAGCAATTGGTCACACGCGATCATTTGATCGAGGAAGTTTGGCTGAAGCATGGAATTGTGACAAGTAGGAGTTTGGACATGTACATTTCCAGATTGAGGAAGAAGCTAGGCCCCCTGAATGCCTTCGAAATTGTCAATCAACATGGAAAAGGATATATCTTGAAGAAACGAACTACAGACCAAATAAATGGTCAATTTTGAAAACGAGCGCCAATATCTAGAGAAGGTTCAATCACCCCTCCTCTAAATTCATCTCATGGAACTGATACATGGAAAATGCGGTGAAAAATTGTGCCATTTCATCTGGGATATGGGCTTCATTCCAATTTTCCCCAGCAAAATCAACCAGATGTGCTTCACTTTCCCACTGGGTAACCATCACGTATTGCAAGGGATTCCATTTCGTTCCTTTCCCTATCTCCAGAGAAATGAGACCGTCATAATTCTGAACGAGGGGTACTGAGATTGCTTTGAACTTCACTTCAAATGCTGCCTGCTGAGCTAGTGGAACTTCGGCGATAAAAATTCTAATGATCATGAGTTAATTTTTTCGGACGTATGGGTAGCAAGCATAAAGCCTTCGAAATTAAATCCATAAT
Coding sequences within:
- a CDS encoding DoxX family protein translates to MGKLLKTNEMLSPGLDIIRIISGGIIFTYGLEIFDSEQIGGYTQWLTDVGIPWPGMMAYIGKLTELIGGIFLVIGLLTRLSAIPLIMVMCVINFIMLDGNPRSEPFYLLLIFASFLFNGSGKISVDYWLERRKQSRN
- a CDS encoding winged helix-turn-helix domain-containing protein, with amino-acid sequence MNVKTDFTTPRKLNISHLFFVVAMILIIIAADQFELPNEILRSQKQHLELRAIGDRLLHDANDATSVVPPIQQINEHTLRLRLHQSMAINPDRLADLSIKHLNEEVALHSVIQVLDSQTEAVVYGFEIDHTQALDIPCLGRILPEANYVVEVSFYDPIPLEGNFPSLTFASASLLLTIFGFSFLKEKKPNQNQKDPEMSDGWKLDLALAQIQSKDQRIQLTEKESQIMAILFEHIEQLVTRDHLIEEVWLKHGIVTSRSLDMYISRLRKKLGPLNAFEIVNQHGKGYILKKRTTDQINGQF
- a CDS encoding antibiotic biosynthesis monooxygenase produces the protein MIIRIFIAEVPLAQQAAFEVKFKAISVPLVQNYDGLISLEIGKGTKWNPLQYVMVTQWESEAHLVDFAGENWNEAHIPDEMAQFFTAFSMYQFHEMNLEEG